In Egibacteraceae bacterium, the following are encoded in one genomic region:
- a CDS encoding 6-phosphofructokinase — translation MRIGILTGGGDVPGLNPCIKAVVTRVIDDGHDVIGIRRGWAGLLECNPDDSTSVAMTTLPLDRDRVRTVDRSGGTFLHSSRTNPGRVRPHEAPEFLGLEGDGPWDATGHVLSVIARLGIDALIPIGGDDTLSYGLRLHNEGVPVIAIPKTMDNDVHGTDYCIGFSTAITRSVGFIHSLRTSAGSHERLAVIEMFGRYSGETSLIAAYLAGVDRAIISEVPFEVERLARMLTDDRSANPSRYAMVTISEGAQMRGGEVMVTGREDAYGHRKLGGIGAVTGQVLAEITGEGIITQQLGYLMRSGAPDSLDLMVATNYAVMAADLAVEGARGRMVALRNGTYTNVAISVTGEGAKRVDVDALYDREQYRPKVRHVDGKPMFLY, via the coding sequence ATGCGCATCGGCATCCTCACCGGCGGGGGCGACGTCCCCGGCCTCAACCCCTGCATCAAGGCCGTGGTCACCCGCGTGATCGACGACGGCCACGACGTGATCGGCATCCGCCGTGGCTGGGCCGGCCTGCTGGAGTGCAACCCCGACGACTCGACGTCGGTGGCGATGACCACGCTGCCCCTCGACCGCGACCGGGTGCGCACCGTGGACCGCAGCGGCGGCACCTTCCTGCACTCCTCGAGGACCAACCCGGGCCGGGTGCGCCCCCACGAGGCGCCGGAGTTCCTGGGCTTGGAGGGCGACGGGCCGTGGGACGCCACCGGCCACGTCCTGTCGGTCATCGCGCGCCTGGGCATCGATGCGCTGATCCCCATCGGCGGGGACGACACGTTGTCCTACGGGCTGCGCCTGCACAACGAGGGCGTGCCGGTGATCGCCATCCCGAAGACCATGGACAACGACGTGCACGGCACCGACTACTGCATCGGGTTCTCCACGGCGATCACCCGCAGCGTCGGCTTCATCCACTCCCTGCGGACCTCGGCGGGCTCGCACGAACGGCTGGCCGTCATCGAGATGTTCGGCCGCTACTCGGGGGAGACGTCCCTGATCGCCGCCTACCTCGCCGGCGTCGACCGCGCGATCATCAGCGAGGTGCCCTTCGAGGTCGAGCGGCTCGCCCGGATGCTCACCGACGACCGTTCCGCCAACCCGTCGCGGTACGCGATGGTGACCATCTCCGAGGGCGCCCAGATGCGCGGCGGGGAGGTCATGGTCACCGGTCGCGAGGACGCCTACGGCCACCGCAAGCTCGGCGGCATCGGGGCGGTCACCGGCCAGGTGCTCGCCGAGATCACCGGCGAGGGCATCATCACCCAGCAGCTCGGCTACCTCATGCGCTCGGGGGCTCCGGACTCCCTGGACCTGATGGTGGCCACGAACTACGCGGTCATGGCCGCCGACCTCGCGGTCGAGGGCGCCCGGGGCCGCATGGTCGCGTTGCGCAACGGCACCTACACCAACGTGGCGATCTCGGTCACCGGCGAGGGCGCCAAGCGCGTCGACGTCGACGCGCTCTACGACCGCGAGCAGTACCGGCCCAAGGTGCGCCACGTGGACGGCAAGCCCATGTTCCTGTACTGA